The Planctomycetaceae bacterium genome has a segment encoding these proteins:
- a CDS encoding MOSC domain-containing protein: MEIHKELMNSRPVTGRVEWIGVAAERMAPMQVKTSVQLIEQAGIEGEHHARPGGSSKRQVTLIQHEHLSVIQSLLDRKDVTVSPELLRRNLVVSGINLNVLRHSTFRIGTALLKGTGSCPPCSRMDANLGKGGYAAMVGHGGITAIVLENGSVTCGDSVRIEITDAGTQNEDEE, encoded by the coding sequence ATGGAAATCCACAAAGAACTGATGAATTCCCGACCCGTAACCGGCAGAGTCGAATGGATTGGCGTCGCTGCCGAACGGATGGCACCGATGCAGGTGAAAACGTCCGTTCAGTTGATCGAACAAGCCGGTATCGAAGGTGAGCATCATGCTCGCCCAGGCGGCTCATCGAAACGACAGGTAACGCTCATCCAGCACGAACATCTTTCCGTGATTCAGTCACTCCTCGACCGCAAAGATGTCACTGTTTCGCCCGAGCTTCTACGCCGCAATCTGGTCGTCTCGGGAATTAATCTGAACGTCCTCCGCCATTCCACTTTCCGGATCGGGACGGCATTGCTGAAAGGAACAGGCAGCTGTCCACCGTGTTCCAGAATGGACGCTAACCTGGGAAAAGGCGGCTACGCGGCCATGGTTGGACACGGGGGGATCACTGCCATCGTGCTCGAAAACGGATCCGTCACTTGCGGGGACAGCGTAAGGATCGAAATCACAGATGCCGGCACACAAAACGAAGATGAGGAATAA
- the mch gene encoding methenyltetrahydromethanopterin cyclohydrolase: MGISFLNRRADALADHAAALAADLRIDSHLVDGCRVLDFGVKQEGGLAAGLLLARMCMSDLANIQLNVADESIVLVPQVLVQTDHPVEACLMSQYAGWKIATDDYFAMGSGPMRALARKEELFDEFEAIDDDDAAIGILETADLPTASAIGLLRESLPSKVKLTLAVAPTASQAGNIQVVARSLETAMHKLHELKFPLQTVVSGTGTAPLPPVAKNDLQGIGRTNDAILYGATVNLWVRADDDLIEEIGPQVPSSSSDAHGETFLSLFKAANHDFYALDPALFSPAVVIFHNLKTGRSFQFGHKLPALLRESFGLT, translated from the coding sequence TTGGGTATCTCATTTCTTAACAGGCGCGCCGATGCGCTCGCCGATCATGCTGCAGCACTGGCCGCCGATCTGCGTATCGACAGCCATCTGGTGGATGGTTGTCGTGTACTGGATTTCGGTGTGAAGCAGGAAGGTGGGTTAGCCGCCGGATTGTTACTTGCGCGCATGTGCATGTCCGATCTGGCAAACATTCAGTTGAACGTCGCGGATGAATCCATCGTCCTGGTACCGCAGGTTCTGGTGCAAACGGATCACCCGGTGGAAGCCTGTTTGATGAGCCAGTATGCGGGATGGAAAATCGCAACGGACGACTATTTCGCGATGGGATCCGGCCCCATGCGGGCTCTGGCACGCAAGGAAGAATTGTTTGATGAGTTCGAAGCGATCGATGATGACGATGCAGCCATCGGTATCCTGGAGACCGCCGATCTTCCAACCGCGTCTGCTATCGGTTTGCTCCGGGAATCTCTGCCATCCAAAGTTAAACTAACGCTGGCGGTCGCCCCGACGGCTTCCCAGGCAGGAAATATTCAGGTTGTGGCCAGATCTCTGGAAACAGCGATGCACAAACTGCATGAACTGAAGTTTCCTCTTCAAACAGTAGTCAGCGGAACCGGTACCGCGCCACTGCCGCCGGTCGCAAAGAACGACCTGCAGGGAATTGGTCGCACAAACGATGCCATTCTCTACGGCGCCACCGTCAATCTCTGGGTGCGGGCAGATGATGATTTGATCGAAGAAATCGGGCCACAGGTGCCGTCCAGCAGCTCAGATGCGCACGGTGAAACCTTCCTGTCGTTGTTCAAAGCTGCGAACCACGATTTTTATGCTCTTGATCCGGCTCTGTTCAGTCCGGCCGTTGTCATTTTTCACAACCTGAAGACAGGACGTTCGTTTCAGTTCGGGCATAAGCTGCCAGCTTTGCTAAGGGAATCATTCGGCTTGACCTGA
- a CDS encoding DUF6513 domain-containing protein — MPSAPSLNGESQGSADHLLFVTGRLAEASLREVLAPISQQKNFTYDIAVPGIQVAALLHVSLLLRRLVIPPKTTRVVLPGWVQGDLNLLTAHFGLSFERGPKDLRDLPEYFGLGKRRTVALDRYSIAIIGEINHATRMPLQDVLAEASSLAASGADLIDIGCVPGESSPRVSEIVRAVRDLNLRVSIDSFDQNEVEQAVQNGAELILSCNHSNYDWVTRLGVEVVAIPDSPADTESLERLVQKLTADRVAFRIDPIIEPIGMGFTASLERYMRARRRFPDVAMMMGIGNVTELTEADSAGMNMLLAAICEELGIQSVLTTQVINWCRTAVAEFDIARRLAHHAVTQQVIPKHLISSLVMLRDPRWTVRTAEQLRALADRLTDSNFRIFAEAGELHLMNRHGHWTGTNPFDLFASAQAVTNSPSNQTHAEIDASHAFYLGYELARAELALQLHKQYEQDVPLRWGLLSNGGGHNRHPDNESAPS; from the coding sequence ATGCCATCGGCACCCTCGCTGAATGGCGAGTCGCAGGGATCAGCCGACCACCTCTTATTTGTCACCGGTCGCCTTGCGGAAGCCAGCCTTCGCGAAGTGCTCGCGCCGATAAGTCAACAGAAGAACTTCACCTATGACATCGCTGTCCCCGGCATTCAGGTTGCCGCTTTATTGCATGTGAGCCTGCTACTCCGGCGACTGGTCATTCCTCCAAAAACCACGCGCGTTGTACTTCCGGGGTGGGTGCAGGGAGACCTGAATCTTCTTACCGCGCACTTCGGCCTTTCCTTTGAGCGTGGTCCCAAAGATCTGAGGGATCTTCCCGAATACTTTGGACTGGGCAAACGCCGGACAGTTGCGCTGGATCGTTACAGCATCGCTATCATCGGCGAAATCAATCACGCCACGCGGATGCCGCTGCAGGATGTCCTGGCCGAAGCGTCGTCACTGGCTGCCAGTGGCGCGGATCTGATTGACATTGGATGCGTTCCCGGTGAATCGTCGCCGCGTGTTTCGGAAATTGTTCGTGCGGTGCGGGACCTGAATCTGCGAGTCTCCATCGACAGTTTCGACCAGAACGAAGTCGAACAGGCGGTGCAGAACGGCGCCGAATTGATCCTCAGCTGTAATCATTCGAATTATGACTGGGTGACCCGACTGGGTGTCGAGGTGGTGGCGATTCCTGACAGCCCGGCGGACACGGAATCACTGGAACGACTCGTCCAGAAGCTGACGGCTGATCGAGTGGCATTTCGCATCGATCCCATCATCGAACCCATCGGCATGGGGTTTACCGCTTCCCTTGAACGCTACATGAGGGCCCGACGCCGCTTTCCGGATGTCGCGATGATGATGGGCATCGGGAACGTCACCGAGCTAACGGAAGCCGATTCAGCCGGGATGAATATGCTGCTGGCGGCCATCTGCGAAGAACTGGGCATTCAGAGTGTTCTGACAACTCAGGTCATTAACTGGTGCCGGACGGCCGTGGCAGAATTCGACATCGCGCGGCGTCTGGCTCATCATGCGGTTACGCAGCAGGTCATCCCCAAACATCTGATATCGTCGCTGGTCATGTTGCGGGACCCTCGATGGACCGTACGAACCGCAGAGCAACTGCGAGCACTGGCAGATCGACTGACGGACTCCAACTTCCGCATCTTTGCTGAAGCGGGCGAATTGCATCTGATGAACCGACACGGACACTGGACCGGAACGAATCCGTTTGACTTATTTGCGTCGGCTCAGGCAGTCACCAACAGCCCGTCCAATCAAACCCATGCAGAAATCGACGCCAGCCACGCGTTCTATCTCGGCTACGAACTCGCCCGCGCGGAACTGGCACTGCAGCTGCATAAGCAGTACGAACAGGACGTTCCGCTCCGCTGGGGACTGCTCAGCAATGGCGGCGGTCACAATCGCCATCCGGATAACGAATCGGCCCCATCCTGA
- the carA gene encoding glutamine-hydrolyzing carbamoyl-phosphate synthase small subunit, producing the protein MAGRPAKLALANGSVFSGQAFGADGEVCGEVVFNTSMTGYQEILTDPSYNGQIVTMTYPLIGNYGINKEDVESRGLFLRGFVIKELCDIPSNYRSTESLDAYLKQNGIIGIQGVDTRSIVRQIRTQGAMKGILSTTDLNEESLVQKARQSADIVGQDLVREVMNIDSCQWNESLQELGRPTSFHSFADRTDGPHVVAIDYGMKLNIPRYLKDAGCRVTIVPGTSTTEDILALNPDGVFLSNGPGDPEPLTYAIETIRGLLGKKPIFGICLGLQLLGLAFGGKTFKLRFGHRGANQPVLNKRTGQVEITSQNHGFAVDPDSLPADVEVTHINLNDDTVEGIRHTVHPAFGVQYHPEAAAGPHDSHYLFTEFVDLMQATAV; encoded by the coding sequence ATGGCAGGTCGTCCGGCAAAGTTGGCTCTGGCTAACGGCAGTGTGTTTTCGGGGCAGGCGTTTGGCGCAGATGGTGAAGTCTGCGGCGAAGTCGTCTTCAATACCAGCATGACGGGATATCAGGAGATTCTGACGGATCCATCCTACAACGGCCAGATCGTCACAATGACTTACCCGCTGATCGGTAACTACGGAATCAACAAAGAAGATGTCGAAAGTCGCGGCCTGTTTCTTCGGGGTTTCGTGATCAAGGAACTCTGCGACATCCCCAGCAACTACCGATCGACGGAATCGCTGGATGCGTACCTGAAGCAAAATGGCATCATCGGGATTCAGGGCGTCGACACCCGTTCCATCGTTCGACAGATTCGAACTCAGGGCGCGATGAAAGGCATTCTGTCCACGACAGATCTGAACGAAGAATCCCTCGTCCAGAAAGCCCGGCAAAGCGCAGATATTGTGGGACAGGACCTGGTGCGCGAGGTCATGAACATTGATTCCTGCCAGTGGAATGAATCGCTGCAGGAACTTGGACGGCCCACCAGCTTTCACTCGTTCGCCGATCGAACGGATGGTCCTCATGTAGTCGCCATCGACTATGGCATGAAGCTGAACATCCCTCGCTATCTCAAGGACGCCGGATGTCGCGTAACGATCGTCCCCGGCACATCGACCACTGAAGATATCCTGGCACTGAATCCCGACGGTGTGTTTCTGTCCAATGGTCCGGGAGATCCGGAGCCGCTGACTTATGCGATTGAAACGATTCGCGGACTTCTTGGTAAGAAGCCGATTTTCGGGATATGTCTTGGTCTGCAGTTGCTGGGCCTGGCCTTCGGTGGCAAGACCTTCAAGCTGAGATTCGGACATCGAGGTGCAAATCAGCCTGTTCTGAATAAGCGGACCGGACAGGTGGAAATCACCAGCCAGAATCACGGATTTGCTGTCGATCCGGATTCACTGCCCGCCGATGTTGAGGTCACACATATCAATTTGAATGACGACACCGTGGAAGGTATTCGGCACACTGTGCACCCTGCATTCGGTGTTCAGTACCATCCCGAAGCTGCCGCGGGGCCACACGACAGTCATTATCTTTTCACTGAATTTGTCGACTTGATGCAGGCGACCGCAGTATAG
- a CDS encoding RimK family alpha-L-glutamate ligase translates to MRVGVFGNHDSWYVHELCRFGISRGHEVFPLLFDKVTVMMSLQGVSYRCWNTDNTEPRPDSVPQPDSVELESLDVILVRTMPPGTLEQVVSRMDVLAGLQSSGVRVVNPPKSLECAVDKYLTTQKLAETGLPVPATAVCEDSDAAMLMFEQLGGDVVVKPLFGAEGRGIMRVSDPELALRCFRTLERLGAVLYLQQFLQPGAGAQAVSDIRVLLLDGEVVGAMKRTARAGDFRANVAQQGTAVPHAPSPREVELARRATEVTGCVFAGVDLMYDAAGNAFVIEVNAVPGWRGLQKTCGVCVPTRLYDWLER, encoded by the coding sequence ATGCGGGTGGGTGTCTTTGGAAATCATGACAGCTGGTACGTGCATGAGCTTTGTCGATTTGGCATCTCACGGGGGCATGAAGTTTTCCCGTTGTTGTTCGACAAGGTCACCGTGATGATGTCGTTGCAGGGCGTGTCGTATCGCTGCTGGAATACCGACAACACTGAGCCTCGACCGGATTCCGTGCCTCAACCGGATTCCGTTGAACTGGAATCACTGGATGTCATTCTGGTTCGAACGATGCCCCCAGGAACGCTCGAACAGGTCGTATCCCGCATGGATGTGCTGGCTGGTCTGCAGTCGTCCGGAGTGCGTGTTGTGAATCCGCCGAAATCCCTGGAATGTGCGGTGGATAAATACCTGACGACACAAAAACTTGCGGAAACAGGTTTACCCGTTCCCGCCACGGCTGTGTGTGAGGACAGCGACGCCGCGATGTTAATGTTCGAACAGCTGGGTGGCGATGTTGTCGTCAAACCGTTGTTTGGCGCTGAAGGACGAGGAATCATGCGAGTCAGCGATCCGGAGCTGGCATTGCGTTGCTTTCGAACGCTCGAGCGACTTGGTGCTGTCCTTTATCTGCAGCAATTCCTGCAGCCCGGTGCCGGAGCTCAGGCGGTCTCAGATATCCGCGTGTTGCTGCTGGACGGGGAAGTCGTTGGTGCCATGAAACGAACAGCCCGCGCGGGAGATTTTCGAGCCAACGTGGCACAACAAGGCACTGCCGTGCCGCATGCGCCGTCCCCCCGTGAAGTGGAACTTGCTCGGCGAGCAACGGAAGTCACCGGCTGTGTATTCGCCGGAGTCGATCTGATGTACGATGCAGCTGGAAATGCATTTGTGATCGAAGTCAACGCCGTACCGGGCTGGCGGGGTTTACAGAAGACGTGCGGTGTGTGCGTCCCGACCCGACTGTATGACTGGCTGGAACGCTGA
- a CDS encoding SDR family oxidoreductase, with protein MFASLSGKRIVVTGSSSGIGRAIALSCAEAGADIVVHCRSSIEQANQTADAARRLGVRAEVFAADLSDSTCRQNFVDCCFDSGVVSALVNNAGADLLTKELKNAPFAEKLGALLQTDVAGTVELSRAFGHRFREHRRADPSCPLPCIINIGWDQSDRGMEGDSGELFATAKNAIMGFSRSLAVSLAPDVRVNCIAPGWILTAWGEGASDYWQQRVLDETPMKRWGTPEDIANMARFLLSDEAGYLTGQVINVNGGAVR; from the coding sequence ATGTTTGCTTCGCTGTCGGGAAAACGAATTGTTGTGACAGGCTCTTCCAGTGGAATCGGTCGAGCCATCGCATTGTCCTGCGCAGAGGCAGGGGCCGATATTGTGGTCCATTGCCGCAGCTCAATCGAGCAAGCCAATCAAACCGCGGATGCTGCTCGCCGGTTGGGAGTTCGGGCTGAGGTTTTCGCGGCCGACTTGTCAGACTCGACCTGCCGACAGAACTTTGTTGACTGCTGTTTTGATTCCGGAGTGGTTTCCGCGCTGGTCAACAATGCAGGAGCTGACCTTCTGACCAAAGAGTTGAAGAACGCTCCGTTTGCTGAAAAGCTCGGCGCATTACTGCAAACCGATGTCGCGGGGACTGTCGAACTTTCCCGCGCGTTTGGCCACCGATTTCGCGAACATCGTCGGGCCGATCCCTCCTGTCCCCTACCCTGCATAATCAACATCGGATGGGACCAGTCTGACCGGGGAATGGAAGGAGACAGCGGTGAGCTCTTCGCCACGGCCAAGAATGCGATCATGGGCTTCAGCAGATCGCTCGCGGTAAGCCTTGCACCAGACGTTCGGGTCAACTGCATTGCTCCTGGCTGGATTCTGACCGCCTGGGGAGAAGGTGCAAGCGATTACTGGCAGCAGCGTGTGTTGGACGAGACTCCGATGAAACGGTGGGGCACACCCGAAGATATCGCCAATATGGCCCGTTTTCTGCTGAGCGACGAAGCTGGCTACCTGACGGGTCAGGTGATTAACGTCAACGGCGGAGCTGTTCGATGA
- a CDS encoding zinc ribbon domain-containing protein encodes MDLKFCPSCGQSVLDDEAVACPFCGAAMDGSDKGKRKAPQGKPQKPPAKPSSEKRVADPAKGAKPAPVGIKPIKATTDEEDPFGLGGGGPASNAIQALPKPAKGCLHRVICPMCEKPGFVPKSAIGKQVRCANEKCMVPVFTAPDPNAKPAPKAPARRTPVEPVAAAGGTSKSGSNSMVMYGIAGAVTIGLGIGVAAYLNQPPAIPEDLTKGIEYVPGSFGPDPADIEAKEKKAREKAAAEAAANDPRAKAESYAMQMIQSARHAANRDKAYARRLTADVFLRTGNEKAAEKEFSQMLTVDRQAGYYQIEPRVLDYWRRKREGNADAAKASLTKATALIGDIPRNGRMALESSMSIASVLLAEGRADEVNAIIEKVRRDDSIIINRDAMAGAAWFFTSASLRSVDRPSLAASDVFAWKSPLRTAITADLANHAQFNAAMTWSKQGGDIQEKADAFAIVAELSELTPEQEQVLSAAAAEVHPLVGARVKAIIASHRKSQESLTECDAILIQTPLNGERQTVPSIAETLQLTVRGSLEGDLAVAALTEFVQAAIACENNELAEKGLRRLVETAFRIAPPTAETRRAVQEVEKRDSEVKRRIRSEMRIASDTQVNTTFRNYRRKIDQLAVLAEERRLDLMVSLARIVRGGGVPVIQAVFDDASSGLKQEVMVDHLAGMLGAAATRTGTSFAASEESNGSLAVPLPQRTDALHEIIVGPRLVTAWQMARSNRLPEAVNALQRDVVELPGLREAVLNEIFFFAATNAESPEAVYKAVGAINNAVWREEVLQTIGRIFARRGLDNAAIAWLQAESRMPPTESVCGIYGLAVGLTDMQYRKESE; translated from the coding sequence ATGGATCTGAAGTTTTGTCCTTCCTGTGGCCAGTCGGTACTGGATGACGAGGCCGTGGCGTGTCCGTTTTGCGGCGCGGCCATGGACGGTTCCGACAAGGGAAAACGCAAGGCGCCGCAGGGCAAACCACAAAAGCCACCAGCGAAACCTTCGTCCGAAAAACGGGTGGCGGATCCCGCAAAGGGAGCGAAACCTGCTCCCGTTGGCATCAAGCCCATCAAAGCGACCACCGACGAGGAAGACCCGTTTGGCCTGGGGGGCGGAGGCCCGGCTTCGAACGCCATTCAGGCATTGCCAAAACCAGCCAAGGGCTGCCTGCATCGAGTCATTTGCCCGATGTGCGAAAAACCTGGGTTTGTGCCAAAGTCGGCCATTGGAAAACAGGTTCGCTGCGCAAACGAAAAATGCATGGTGCCTGTCTTCACTGCTCCGGATCCAAATGCCAAGCCCGCCCCTAAAGCCCCGGCTCGTCGAACTCCGGTGGAACCCGTCGCTGCAGCAGGAGGAACCAGTAAGTCCGGCTCCAATTCCATGGTGATGTACGGAATCGCTGGTGCGGTGACGATTGGCCTGGGAATTGGTGTGGCGGCCTATCTGAATCAACCGCCCGCAATCCCGGAAGACCTCACAAAGGGGATTGAATACGTACCCGGAAGTTTTGGACCAGATCCTGCTGACATCGAAGCAAAGGAAAAGAAGGCTCGGGAAAAGGCCGCGGCGGAAGCTGCTGCCAACGACCCTCGCGCGAAAGCTGAATCCTATGCGATGCAAATGATTCAATCAGCCCGACATGCTGCCAATCGAGACAAAGCCTACGCCCGGCGGCTGACGGCGGATGTTTTCCTGCGGACAGGGAACGAAAAAGCAGCGGAGAAGGAATTCTCCCAAATGCTGACTGTCGATCGACAGGCAGGCTACTATCAGATTGAACCACGTGTCCTGGATTACTGGCGCCGCAAGCGAGAAGGAAATGCGGACGCAGCGAAAGCAAGTCTGACCAAAGCCACCGCACTCATCGGGGACATTCCGCGAAACGGTCGAATGGCACTTGAGTCATCCATGTCAATTGCCTCGGTGTTGCTTGCAGAAGGTCGCGCCGATGAAGTCAACGCGATCATCGAGAAAGTTCGCCGGGATGATTCCATCATCATCAATCGTGATGCAATGGCCGGTGCTGCGTGGTTCTTCACTTCGGCTTCATTGCGATCTGTTGACAGACCGTCACTTGCGGCAAGCGATGTCTTCGCCTGGAAAAGCCCCCTGCGAACTGCGATCACCGCCGATCTGGCGAACCACGCGCAGTTCAATGCGGCAATGACCTGGTCCAAACAGGGAGGTGATATTCAGGAAAAAGCAGACGCATTCGCGATTGTCGCAGAGCTTTCCGAATTGACGCCGGAGCAGGAACAAGTCCTTTCTGCTGCTGCTGCAGAAGTGCACCCGCTGGTGGGCGCCCGAGTTAAGGCGATTATCGCAAGTCATCGAAAGTCACAGGAATCACTAACAGAATGCGACGCGATTCTGATCCAAACGCCATTGAACGGTGAGCGACAAACGGTACCGTCAATCGCTGAAACGTTGCAGTTAACCGTCAGGGGCTCACTGGAAGGTGACTTAGCAGTTGCTGCCCTGACAGAATTCGTTCAAGCAGCCATCGCCTGCGAAAATAATGAACTGGCCGAAAAGGGATTGCGGCGGCTTGTGGAAACCGCATTTCGGATCGCTCCTCCGACGGCGGAAACGCGTCGGGCAGTTCAGGAAGTCGAAAAACGCGATTCGGAGGTCAAGCGACGCATTCGCAGCGAAATGCGAATTGCCTCAGACACACAGGTGAATACGACGTTCAGAAACTATCGTCGCAAGATCGATCAACTGGCCGTCCTGGCAGAAGAACGTCGACTCGATTTAATGGTCAGCCTCGCACGCATTGTCAGAGGCGGAGGCGTTCCTGTCATCCAGGCAGTGTTTGACGACGCTTCTTCCGGATTAAAACAGGAAGTCATGGTTGACCATCTGGCCGGTATGCTTGGAGCCGCGGCAACCCGAACGGGCACCTCGTTTGCTGCCAGCGAAGAATCCAATGGGTCACTTGCCGTACCACTTCCCCAGCGGACTGATGCGCTTCATGAGATTATCGTTGGGCCCAGGCTGGTAACAGCGTGGCAAATGGCCCGAAGCAACCGTCTGCCCGAAGCTGTAAATGCTCTGCAGAGAGACGTTGTCGAGCTTCCTGGTCTTCGCGAGGCTGTGCTCAACGAAATCTTTTTCTTCGCCGCGACCAACGCAGAATCTCCCGAGGCCGTTTACAAGGCCGTGGGAGCGATCAATAACGCTGTCTGGCGTGAAGAAGTTCTTCAGACGATCGGAAGAATCTTTGCTCGTCGCGGTCTGGACAACGCTGCTATTGCCTGGCTGCAGGCAGAAAGCCGAATGCCTCCCACGGAAAGCGTTTGTGGTATCTATGGTCTGGCAGTGGGGCTCACTGACATGCAATACCGCAAAGAATCTGAATGA
- a CDS encoding sigma-70 family RNA polymerase sigma factor, with amino-acid sequence MSARTLNETVIAAQNGDREAFDELVLQFESRVFGIVMQRLRNTAEADEVVQEVFLRAFRKLSQLNEPDRFAGWLCQIATRLSINRAVRRPNESPVEPETFEALQVAPDNPFDHLLRQESIEQLRDGLNRLGDLDRETLWAFYFEGSSLKEMSDQFSSPIGTIKRRLHTARGRLKDVLGTLAPA; translated from the coding sequence ATGTCCGCCCGAACTCTGAATGAAACTGTGATTGCCGCTCAGAACGGTGACCGCGAAGCGTTTGACGAACTTGTTCTTCAATTCGAATCGCGAGTTTTTGGTATTGTTATGCAGCGACTTCGAAATACCGCAGAAGCGGACGAAGTGGTTCAGGAAGTTTTTCTGCGAGCTTTTCGAAAGCTGTCTCAGTTAAACGAGCCTGACCGGTTTGCCGGATGGTTGTGCCAAATCGCGACTCGACTCTCCATTAACCGAGCAGTTCGACGTCCCAACGAGTCACCCGTTGAGCCGGAAACATTCGAAGCGCTTCAGGTTGCTCCCGATAATCCATTTGATCACCTGCTGCGGCAGGAAAGTATCGAGCAACTGCGAGATGGCCTGAACCGACTGGGCGATCTGGATCGTGAAACTTTGTGGGCCTTCTACTTTGAAGGATCCTCGCTGAAGGAGATGAGCGATCAGTTTTCCAGCCCGATCGGGACCATCAAGCGACGTCTGCATACCGCTCGTGGACGTTTGAAAGATGTGCTGGGGACGTTGGCCCCAGCTTAG
- the ndk gene encoding nucleoside-diphosphate kinase: MAIERTLILVKPDGVHRRLIGSVISRIENKGLGIVAMKMLQVSSAQSKQHYAEHVEKPFYSELEDFITSAPVVAMIVQGPEAVSVMRTLIGATNGRAAAPGTIRGDFGASKQMNLIHGSDSVESANREIAIYFGAEEICDYTSALVNWSWAEGE; this comes from the coding sequence ATGGCAATTGAGCGAACTTTGATTCTGGTGAAGCCTGACGGTGTGCATCGTCGGCTGATTGGTTCTGTGATTTCTCGCATCGAAAACAAAGGACTTGGCATCGTTGCGATGAAAATGCTGCAGGTTTCATCGGCGCAGAGTAAGCAGCACTACGCTGAGCATGTCGAGAAGCCGTTCTATTCAGAACTGGAAGACTTCATCACTTCAGCCCCCGTTGTGGCGATGATTGTGCAGGGACCAGAAGCGGTCAGTGTCATGCGAACTCTGATCGGGGCCACCAACGGTCGCGCCGCAGCTCCCGGCACCATTCGCGGCGACTTCGGAGCCAGCAAACAAATGAATCTGATTCATGGCAGTGATTCTGTGGAATCCGCCAACCGTGAAATTGCCATCTATTTCGGTGCCGAAGAAATCTGTGACTACACGTCTGCACTGGTCAACTGGTCATGGGCAGAAGGCGAGTAA